The Musa acuminata AAA Group cultivar baxijiao chromosome BXJ1-3, Cavendish_Baxijiao_AAA, whole genome shotgun sequence genome window below encodes:
- the LOC103979350 gene encoding 2-oxoglutarate-dependent dioxygenase 33, which produces MGSDFQAIPLIDISAFLEKIDDPRMGDDKELLEVIRQLDDACKEAGFFYVKGHGIPDSLVKEVKDATSKFFNLPNEEKVKIKMTPASGYRGYQEVAENITLGKPDMHEAIDCYREMEAGKYGALGQLLEGSNLWPDYPSNFKVVMEEYICLLTDLSRKIMRGIALALGGPPDAFEGDRAGDSFWVMRLIGYPVLSDIPELQRTETGCGAHTDYGLLTLVNQDEEINALQVRNRSGEWISAPPIPGTFVCNIGDMLKIWSNGLYKSTLHRVINNSPKYRVSVAFFYEPNFDAAVEPFNFCMQKTGGSPKFGKVVYGEHLVGKVGSNFRY; this is translated from the exons ATGGGTTCCGATTTCCAGGCTATTCCCCTCATAG ATATCAGTGCTTTCTTGGAAAAGATTGATGATCCCAGGATGGGTGATGACAAAGAACTGCTAGAGGTCATTAGGCAATTGGATGATGCTTGCAAAGAAGCAGGGTTCTTCTATGTG AAAGGTCATGGTATTCCTGATTCACTGGTTAAAGAAGTAAAGGATGCAACAAGCAAATTCTTTAACCTTCCAAATGAGGAAAAGGTAAAGATTAAGATGACACCAGCAAGTGGATACAG AGGTTACCAAGAAGTCGCAGAAAATATAACTCTAGGGAAGCCTGACATGCATGAAGCAATTGAT TGTTATAGGGAAATGGAAGCTGGGAAATATGGAGCCCTTGGTCAACTTTTAGAGGGTTCTAATTTATG GCCAGATTATCCTTCAAATTTCAAAGTGGTGATGGAAGAGTATATTTGTCTGCTTACAG ATCTTTCAAGAAAGATTATGCGTGGAATTGCTTTAGCACTGGGTGGACCACCAGATGCATTTGAAGGTGATCGAGCAGGTGATTCTTTTTGGGTAATGCGATTAATTGGATATCCAGTTTTGTCTGATATCCCAGAGTTGCAACGCACTGAGACAGGATG TGGAGCACACACGGATTACG GCCTTTTGACTTTGGTTAACCAAGATGAGGAAATAAATGCTCTTCAG GTTAGAAACAGATCTGGTGAATGGATCTCTGCACCTCCCATTCCTGGTACCTTTGTATGTAACATCGGAGACATGCTAAAG ATTTGGTCTAACGGATTGTACAAGTCAACTCTTCATAGAGTAATCAACAACTCGCCAAAGTATCGTGTTTCTGTTGCCTTCTTTTATGAG CCAAATTTTGATGCAGCTGTCGAGCCATTTAACTTTTGTATGCAAAAGACGGGGGGGAGTCCCAAGTTTGGGAAGGTTGTTTATGGAGAACATTTAGTTGGCAAGGTTGGAAGCAACTTTAGATACTGA
- the LOC103979349 gene encoding probable beta-1,4-xylosyltransferase IRX14 → MKLPWGQNHATNRRFNSYRPSPPLPEVAGVGTATDGASRSPSTMLWFVLHGLCCFVSLVLGFRFSRVVFLLLFSTSTLYTSAPFLLTTTTTTTTTTTTTTTTTTTRTETVTISQLPSATPAAPLPLHNRTHGPVVVGRHGIRIRPWPHPEPAEVLLAHQIIERVQHEQRLQYGFKNPRPLIVVTPTYSRTFQALHLTSLAHSLMLVPYPLTWIVVESPEASNETASILAESQLNFLHFPFLDLIPERLLERHIVEARMRLHALRVVRDRKLDGIVVFADDSNVHSMELFDEVQKVKWMGALSVGILMHSGMTETMGNDKRKEKFQMPVQGPACNSSGDLIGWHTHNSLPYAQNSATPMSEMATVPGKMEWGGFVLNSRLLWKEAEGKPDWFRDLDAVGDREEIDSPLALLKDKSFVEPLGECGKNVLLWWLRVEACFDSKFPPGWTIEPAFGMTDVPDALPSETMIANKDMFDMNFLRKTGSSRSRDDADGENKHEQQVDTEAPGISQG, encoded by the exons ATGAAGCTCCCTTGGGGTCAGAACCATGCCACCAATCGCCGGTTCAACAGCTACCGCCCGTCCCCCCCTCTGCCGGAGGTCGCCGGCGTGGGCACCGCAACCGATGGCGCGTCGAGATCCCCTTCCACCATGCTGTGGTTCGTCCTCCACGGGCTCTGCTGCTTCGTCAGCCTCGTGCTCGGCTTCCGCTTCTCCCGCGTTgtcttccttcttctcttctccaccTCCACCCTCTACACCTCCGCCCCCTTCCtcctcaccaccaccaccactactaccaccaccaccaccaccaccacgaccACCACCACTACCCGCACGGAGACCGTGACGATCTCACAGCTGCCCTCCGCCACGCCGGCCGCCCCGCTTCCGCTCCATAACCGGACTCACGGCCCCGTCGTGGTCGGCCGCCACGGGATCCGGATCCGGCCGTGGCCGCACCCCGAGCCTGCCGAGGTGCTGCTGGCGCACCAGATAATCGAGAGGGTCCAGCACGAGCAGCGGCTGCAGTACGGCTTCAAGAATCCCCGCCCGCTCATCGTCGTCACGCCCACCTACTCCCGGACCTTCCAGGCACTGCACCTCACCAGCCTCGCCCACTCCCTCATGCTCGTGCCCTACCCGCTCACTTGGATCGTCGTGGAGTCACCCGAGGCCTCGAATGAGACCGCCTCCATCCTTGCTGAGTCCCAGCTTAACTTCCTCCATTTCCCATTCCTCGATTTGATCCCGGAGAGACTCTTGGAACGACATATCGTCGAAGCTCGGATGCGTCTTCACGCACTGAG AGTGGTGAGGGATCGGAAGCTGGACGGGATTGTGGTGTTCGCCGATGATAGCAATGTGCACAGCATGGAGCTGTTCGACGAGGTTCAAAAGGTGAAGTGGATGGGTGCTCTCTCAGTTGGAATTCTAATGCATTCTGGAATGACTGAGACAATGGGTAATGACAAGAGAAAGGAGAAGTTTCAGATGCCCGTTCAAGGCCCGGCTTGTAACTCATCAGGGGACCTGATCGGCTGGCATACTCATAATTCTTTGCCATATGCACAGAATAGTGCAACTCCTATGAGCGAGATGGCAACAGTTCCGGGGAAGATGGAGTGGGGTGGTTTCGTGTTGAACTCGAGATTGCTGTGGAAAGAAGCTGAGGGAAAACCTGATTGGTTTCGTGATCTTGATGCTGTGGGTGACAGGGAAGAGATTGATAGCCCATTGGCCCTGTTAAAAGACAAGTCCTTCGTCGAGCCTCTTGGTGAGTGTGGCAAGAACGTCCTGTTATGGTGGCTCCGTGTTGAAGCCTGCTTTGATAGCAAATTCCCACCGGG ATGGACTATAGAACCTGCTTTTGGAATGACTGATGTACCTGATGCACTTCCATCTGAAACGATGATTGCTAACAAAGATATGTTTGATATGAATTTTTTAAGAAAGACTGGGTCATCCAGGTCGAGGGATGATGCTGATGGTGAAAATAAGCATGAACAGCAAGTGGATACTGAAGCTCCTGGGATTTCCCAAGGCTAA